CACGGCCAAGCAAATCTACCAGGGAAGCATAATGCTGTTCCCCTGGCTCAATCCCATACTCTTTCATAAGAGCAAAATAATATTGCCCCTTTTCAACAAGCCCAGCATGGCTACAAGCATATAGCACACACAAAAACGTAATGAAATTTGGCTTCATCCCAGCACTTCCCATCTGTTTAAACAGATCAAGAGCCTTATCTGTGTGCACATGCTGCGCGCATGCGATAAGCATTGCATTCCACATTCCAAGATTCTTAACAGGTATCTCATCAAAAACTCGGTAAGCTCCTTCAATCACTCCACACTTAGAATACAAGGAAACCAAAGAACTACCTACAAAACTcgacaaattaaaatttgttttgaagCACAAGCCATGTATTTGCTTCCCCAATTCAAGAAGCGTGGAGTTGCCACAAACCCGTATAACACTCGAAAATGTGAAATCATTGACGTCCAAATTTTGAACCAAGGCCTGTTTAAACAGTCTCAAAGCCTCCTCATCCTCGCCCACTTGAGCATACCCATATATCATCCCACTCCAAGAAACCACATTCTTGTGAGGAATATCATCAAACATCTTCCGAGCATCTCTTATCTCCCCACATTTAGCATACATATCAACCACTGAACTCCCCACAAACACATCAAACTCAAACCCAGTCTTCACCGCAAAGCCATGTACAGACTGCCCAACATCCCGCCTATTCAAAATCGCGCAGGACTTGGTCACGCTCGGGTATATATGGTCATCAGGGCGTAATGGCGTGCCAAGCATTCGACGAAAGTACTCAATGGCGAGAACTGGAAGCTCATTTTGGGCAAAGGAGGAGATGACTGAGCTCCAAGTGGTGGATGACTTATCTGGGGCCTCTTCAAAAATTTGGCGGGAATGAAGGGGCAGCTGGTTCTTGGAATAGAAGTTGATGAGGTGGTGAGATATGAGAGGGATGGTTTGGAAGCCTGATTTGAGGACATGGGAATGGAGTTGGAGACCCTTTGGGAGGGCTCTTGATTGGGTTAGGGAGAGGAGGAGGTTGCAAATGTGCCTGTAGTTTTGTTCAAAGCTGTGTTGGTTTAGAGGGTTTTGTGGGGGTTTTGGGAGTGTGAAGTTGGGGATCAGTTGATGGTGGTGTGTTTTGGGAAGTGGGTGAAGCATTTAGAGGTTGGGGTTCTTTGGTTTGGGAGTTGATGGGTATTGGATTATTTCAATGCTCAACTTCTCTTGCATTTACTAATATATggatattataattattttgatttatgACTTCTACTTATGTGGATTTCAAATCACA
Above is a genomic segment from Prunus dulcis chromosome 7, ALMONDv2, whole genome shotgun sequence containing:
- the LOC117634419 gene encoding putative pentatricopeptide repeat-containing protein At5g52630 produces the protein MLHPLPKTHHHQLIPNFTLPKPPQNPLNQHSFEQNYRHICNLLLSLTQSRALPKGLQLHSHVLKSGFQTIPLISHHLINFYSKNQLPLHSRQIFEEAPDKSSTTWSSVISSFAQNELPVLAIEYFRRMLGTPLRPDDHIYPSVTKSCAILNRRDVGQSVHGFAVKTGFEFDVFVGSSVVDMYAKCGEIRDARKMFDDIPHKNVVSWSGMIYGYAQVGEDEEALRLFKQALVQNLDVNDFTFSSVIRVCGNSTLLELGKQIHGLCFKTNFNLSSFVGSSLVSLYSKCGVIEGAYRVFDEIPVKNLGMWNAMLIACAQHVHTDKALDLFKQMGSAGMKPNFITFLCVLYACSHAGLVEKGQYYFALMKEYGIEPGEQHYASLVDLLGRAGKLEEAVKIIEEMPIEPTESIWGALLTGCRIHGDTELAASVADRVFELGPVSPGLHVLMSNAYAAAGRFEEAAKARKMLRDRGMKKETGLSWVEEGNKIHTFAAGDRRHMRTKEIYLKLEELGEEMEKAGYVADTSFVLREVNREEKDQTIRYHSERLAVAFGLITFPPERPIRIMKNLRICGDCHTAIKFMSKCSGRVIIVRDNNRFHRFENGKCTCGDYW